GGTGAAAAGTTGAGCGAGGCAGCCGGCGCGGCGGCATCGGCCAGTGCAGCTTTCTCCTGGGCCAGGGAGGCCAGAAAATTGTCGCGCAGGGCCAGGGGCGGCACCGGAGCGGGCACGTCGTCTAGGTCGCGGAGCAGCTGGCGCAGCTGGGTTAGCTGCTGGCTACACGCTAGGCACTGAGGCAGGTGAGCGGCCACGGCAGCGGCTTCGGCCGGGGCTAGGGTACCGTCGGCGTAGGCGGCCAGCAGCGGCACCAGGGCAGCGCAGTCAGGCGAGAGTGGAACGGCAGTTTCGGGCGAGGCAGACATATAGGGAGGCAGCGCGGGCCGCCGGTGAGGTTAGCGGAAGTACAAGGTGCGCAGGGCTTCTAGGGCGCGGTGGGCTTTCACGCGGGCCGCCCCTTCCGAGCAGCCCAGCATCTCCCCGATTTCGGCGTAGTCGAAGCCCTGAAAGCGGTGCAGCACCAGGATTTCGCGCTGGGCGGCGGGCAGCAGGGCCAGGGCTTCCTGCACCGAGTCGGCGCAGTCGGTGGCGGTGCGGTGGGCCTGGGCGGCGCGGCCGTGGGAGGTGGTGCGCTCCAGAGAGTCGAGGTCGGTGGGGGCGGGGCGGCGCTGCTGCCAGTGGTCGGCGTGCACGTGGCGGGCCAGCTGGTAGAGCCAGGTGCGGAAGCTTAGGCCTGGCCGGTAGGAGGCCCGGTACTTCAGCACCCTGAGGAACACGTTTTGGGTCAGGTCCTGGCCGGTGTCCCGGTCGCCGTTGTTGAGGCGAGTCAGGAAGCCGAACAGGGGGCCGTGGTAACGCTCAAACAGCGGCGTGAGCTGGTCCAGGTCGTTGGCCTGCACCCGGAGCATCAAGTCTTCGTCGCTGGGAGTAGAGGAAGCTACCACGTGAGAGAAAGGTCAGAGAAGCGAATGTGACCCGAATACCGGCCAGGTTGCTATTCGTTACAAGCGTTGTGAAAAAAATTTGCAGACGGGTTTTCTCGCTGAGGTTGGCTACGCCTTCCCTCGGGTCGCAGAGGAAAAGCGCAGAGGTTCGCGGAGGTTGTTCAATGACAACACTGCGAACCTCT
This region of Hymenobacter sp. YIM 151500-1 genomic DNA includes:
- a CDS encoding RNA polymerase sigma factor, whose product is MVASSTPSDEDLMLRVQANDLDQLTPLFERYHGPLFGFLTRLNNGDRDTGQDLTQNVFLRVLKYRASYRPGLSFRTWLYQLARHVHADHWQQRRPAPTDLDSLERTTSHGRAAQAHRTATDCADSVQEALALLPAAQREILVLHRFQGFDYAEIGEMLGCSEGAARVKAHRALEALRTLYFR